From the Cryptomeria japonica chromosome 2, Sugi_1.0, whole genome shotgun sequence genome, one window contains:
- the LOC131859432 gene encoding uncharacterized protein LOC131859432 — MDILDIFLIVVALPLGTQSNHYAKASTAHIGLHMAKREGFTKVWLESDSLNTVNYLSGCTDPSWTIANLIKDCRDIINDLADFKILHVYREGNKVADLLVNLVVGYVVAKWWSRRDAFPKNLCELAYDDYCINQ, encoded by the coding sequence ATGGACATATTGGATATTTTCTTAATCGTGGTGGCACTCCCTCTGGGCACCCAGTCCAACCACTATGCGAAAGCCAGCactgcccacattgggttacacatggctaaaagagaaggctttactAAAGTCTGGTTGGAGTCTGACTCGCTAAACACTGTCAACTACCTGAGTGGATGCACGGATCCTAGCTGGACGATAGCTAACCTGATCAAGGATTGCCGAGATATAATTAATGATCTGgcagatttcaaaatcttgcatgtATACCGAGAAGGAAACAAGGTGGCAGATCTACTGGTCAATCTGGTGGTGGGATATGTGGTAGCCAAATGGTGGAGCCGTAGGGATGCTTTCCCCAAAAACCTGTGTGAGCTGGCCTATGATGATTACTGCATTAATCAATGA